AATTGACCAACACTGATCAAAGATGGCTCCAAACATGATCGCTGTCGCCCGATTTTTTAAATGTAGTTTACTTAAATATAGCCCTTACCCCTCAGCCCAACCCACTACCCATGAGCCTATAGGCCACAATCCACTAATCTCCTAGTCTAGCTCTCACCTCTCAGCCTGCCTCACAACCTTGCCTCACGTCACACATTTCACAATTCACATCTCATGaacaagaaaaaggaaaacgaAACAACAAGATTCTTCATTCTTTAAACTCATGGCATAGGCACGCGACACTTGGTAGAGAAAACAGACGAATGGCCATATTACAAGTTTACAACTAATGACCAAACATGAACCTTTTTTCATCTTCGCACTTGAAGCTTGAAGCTTTTTCATCTTTCAAACTACCCATTAGtttttttcatctttcaaaCTTGAAGcttcattatttttcaattttggtttGCTTTGAAGTGAaagtttatattattatatatttatgtgataaatatggaagtggaaaaagaaaaagctatGAATACAATGGAAAAGATAGATGAGGCTACCGTTAAAGTTGATGAACATGAAGAAGAAGTCATTTAGAAACCAACAAAAAGGCGCAAGATTGTGAAAAAAATCCATAGTTTGGGAATATTTTGAGCGATTGAAAGGTGATCCTAATGACCCTTATACTAGTTGTAAATATTGTGGAGCTACTTATGCATGTCATAAGTGTAATGGTACCGGGACGATGAAAAATCAATTGGATAATtgtaaaaaatacccttactaAAGAAAGAGAGATCCAACTCAAAAGACTTTAGCTTTCAAACCAAAAGAAGAAAGGGTTGAGGATGGTCATTCACAACTTGCATACGAGGAATTTAATTTACAAAGTTGTCGTGAAGCTTTGGCTAAAATGTTAATTCTAGAGGAATTACCTTTCAAGTTTGTCGAAAGTAAGGGTTTTAAGAATTTTGTTAGTACATTAACATGTTCCCAAGATTCTAAGTTTGTTGTTCCATCACGATTTACCATGGCTGAGGATATTTTGAAGATGTATgttaatgaaaaacaaaaattgaagaacatGTTTGCTAAAGTGAAATATAAAGTTTGCCTCACAATTGCACAATTTGTTGATTGTGATTgtaaattcataaaaataattattagatTTAGTATTATTGGAAACCATGGAGGGGACACCATTGGGAGGAATATTGAAAAGGTTTTAAAAGATTGGGTCATTAAGAAGGTCATGACTTTAACCGTAGATAATGCCAGTTCAAATGATATTGTTATTGCTTATATGATTATGATGTTCAGTAAGGGGTTGATATGTAATGGTGAATATTTGCATGTTAGATTTTTTGCAAACATAATAAATCTTATTGTATGTGATGTTTTGAAGGAACATAATGAAAGCATTagtagaatttgaaatgttgttAGGTATGTAAGATCTTCTCCTTCACATATGATGAAGTTTAAAAAGTGTGTTGAAAATGAAAGGATGTCTTGCAATGGTGctgttgttggggttgatgccctaaagtctcgtgtcctgtagtttgtaaacagtatatacgaatacttgtgatgttaatatatgatatttacttcacatcttgtattttgctcagttatttattttatttgctttaccacaaaccaataaacataaaatctctggttatctgtatgcgactcaagcatgtatgtggtgacatacaagtggatcatgtcttgagtgataaccaaaatggtatgtagtaaatggataaaggagggaaaccttatcttggtaatgctacggatgcggcctgctttgtggaatggtcacaagtgttgtgacttgtcatagatggtttgATTCTGATCATTAGTGTtagggacatgtgagcgggggcgtcctatacaaagagtttgtataagacttgaccacgaagtgctaatgtctcgttatataacaccgttcatggcagagacttcacttcactaggatgaccataggtaacatgacctccatcctgagtgagttgggaattcctgccattgagggtggttctttgaattgtatgggtgcaagtggccaggtcgtcgattcaaacctaccattttggggattcgtctgatttaagagttgggaactcaactacacaagatggaattcaatccttccccgaggcaggggtaagtagatagatggctcccttaagggctgattccggggcttgaatgatgtggcgccacacaccttctcttggcccgagaggtgttcacacatagttggactatgctgtattgttcatcagaggaatcaatggtacttaaggagtgagatgtaactacaagagcaaaacggtaaattggcccaagtgtacttacgagcatctgtgaagggtcatcgtactcatgattgattatattctatggacacataaatatatctgtggtaagaagagttcaactgttggtctttagtggaatcactgataattaatggatggtggatctcgtggctaaagagtttagtcagctattcacgtaccgttagagctttgagtcacaggtccattaggtcatctgagtagcttggataaagtcgagaaccagtgtttgggttaatttgaaatgttcaaattgacaagaggaagttcaattatatatgatataattggactgggtaattatatatgatataattggctaaatatatgagatacattattttggaggaaattagatacaaatatgatttatatcaagtagaggagaaaataatatagtagatatatgatatcaaactataggatataaatataatatgattatatttattaattaaattaattgattaattatttgataattaacggatttatccacgttcggacgtgggaagtgggTTGCGATGGTTATggtactgtctcttatacacatctagatgtgtataagagacaggtgttgtCCCTGCTGCATTGTTCGTGTACGCTCAGATCgtgttgttgcagtcgacatacttgtcgggtgctggtagatcggtgggagtTTTTCCGCTGCTTAGGGTTCAGACGTTCGAAAAgtatcttcatctggtatgaaccctttcctttctaattattgtattctgagcatgccaataatgagttttatatgtataactgtatgtgttgaatgtacgtcgtttatgtttcggtcactgtgaaatcggatcgatctaaacccgctcatggaactttCGGTATGAGATCTTTCAGCTGTGTGTCTTGATGTTCCCACTAGATGGAACTCCACGTATTTGATGCTTGAGGCAGCTACAAAGTTTGCAATAGGTTAGAGCATGATGATGATTCTTATAGAAATGATTCACCACCCATTAAAAATTATTAGGCAAATGCTAGGATGTtgcttagatttttttaaagttttttataATGTCAAATTAGAACTTTCAGGATCTTTGTTTACAACTTCAAATTTGGCTTTGCATGGGATATGTAGAATTCAGAATTGCATACAATTGAATGCTATAGTGGAATTAAAATGCTTTATACTATGGCTAATAATATGAAGGCTTAATTTGACAAGCATTGGGGGAATAGTTAGAAGAAAAGCAATTTTCTCTTGTGTATTGTTGTGGTGCTTGATCCTCGTTATAAGATGAAGTGCTTAACATATTGTTGGAATGACCTTTTTGGACCAGAGATTGCTAAAACAGAGACTAGGAATGTGGAGAATGTTTTGAGACGTATTTTCCATGAGTACAACAATGGATTTGGTAGTGGTAGATGTTATAGTGGCAGTGCTAGTGTTGGTGCCAGTGCTTATGTAAGTGTTAGTGATTATGAATCCACTAATGATCCTCATATTCGTGGTCAtagttttccaaatgttttggAAACAATTATGGATATGGATGTGGAAGATGAAATGGAAGTGCAGTGGATCCAGATTATGGCTACACAAATGTGTTTCAAATCACTAAGACCATGGGAGTCAGGGATTGATGTATACTTATTGGATTCTCTTGAAAATAGTAAACATGATAGTACTTTTGACATACTTCATTGGTGGAAGCAAAATGAGGGATTGTGTTTTTTAGTCGTATTAGTAGAGATACTTGAGCGATTTCAGTATCTACTGTAGCATCTGAGTCTGCTTTTACTATAAGAGGATGAGTGGTTAATTCAAATCGTTgtttatgttgggttttatgtcctaaaactcgcagtttgtaaaagttAAGCATATTCTAtatcaataaaagatgttattcaacatttcttcaataaaggtatcgaatctattaattgcattcataaagtctaaatccaacaAACCAATATCCATggatattatatgaatacttgaactttatgtagagacataaagatggatcaagttcaagtaaatagccaatagtacatgattaaggttgggtactttattctggtaacactattggatgcggcatactctgtagctgttacaagttgttgtaaagatactacaaacgaacTGCTCTATATATAAAGTAATACTAACGTCTTAACTACTAAATTATTAGGGAAGTTAGAGTGAATAACCAAAAATCTTGATGCCAAACTACAAAATAACCTAAAATATaaatgtttggttttttaaCTAAACTAACATCGGTGTGACGTTGAAATTACATTGTATTTGCCAAATTTGTCCCTGcaattttacaatatttgttGATATTGCCCCTATGGTTGTAGTCTGACCATTATTCGATTCACGCCTAATTTAGTCTGGATTATCTCTTAATTcacgcttttttttttttacttcaattataattttatcaattaaaattctaaatttttataatttggaCTCTCTAtgaagattttatttaaaatttattatacatTAAACCTAACCATCCTCTATGTTAATAGGACATTTCAAGAAATTTACACAGGCATGCATGATAGCATTTATTAAACTCAATGTGAATCAACTCCAAAGTTAAAAAGAggtattttgttcaattttctttttgtataaTTAAACCATTATACATAGAGGCTAAAATTTCATTCTAGTCTCCATACTTTGGATTGTGTTCCACTTTAATATaggaaatttcaaatatttaattttaatctaccaataaatcttaaatttatggATAATTGCAATGAGTAGCATTTTAGGGATAACAACGatataacaacattttttttttaaaaaaagatgcaaatatagcaaaatctatcagtgatatagtCCATCACTGATAGGCTCCTACCAAAGATATGGTTTATGAATGATATACCATctaaattttttcatatttttatttttttttaacattatgaTATATTTGCTGGTACTTTAGACctaaattgttatatttgcaactatCTGTCTTTTATTCCCCAAAAGTTATTTTTCTCtagatttattaaataatagtaataactTCAAGCAAGAAGATATCATACATGTGtgaatatatttctaaaaagaaaatacatgGTGTAATCTGGACTGcatttgataaattaatatctatcaattttgtaaaaaaagtgatatttttttatttttttttatttattattatttttttttttgtaggaatAGAAAATGAGAGTATGGAACTCAATGCACTATTAAATATTACTCTTTCTAAAATTTACAGTGAAAATGATAATAGataatagaaatttgaaaaacatCACTAATAAATTAGGAGTAAgaactaaatttgaaatttattaaaaatatagaaactaaTATTAGACCTTTGAAAGTAGAAAATAGACCTATTTTCAAACATAGGACCCAAATAAGAATTTATCCAAAATTATATCAATACtttctcaaaaataaaataaaacaacaaatttCCGGCATTTTGTTTACACTCCACGTGTTTTAGAGAGAGGtgggaagagagagaaactcGAAACAGAACAAGATTACAGAGAAGACAACGATGGAAGAAGATGAACCAGGGAAgtcttttcctttctccttactttctttctttctttctttctcataTTTAATGTCAAAACACAaatcaaaaaaaagaaaaaaaagaaaaaaagaaaaaaaccccTTTATCTCGAACAGAAAATTTCTTTCAGAAtccaaaaatagcaaaattctGTTTTCATTGTCTGTTAGAAATGAATGGTGGAAGAAGCAATCTTAAAACAACCTTGTAGCTTGAAGCCTCCTTCAACCCAAGAATCTCTCTTATACCATTAAAGCACCTTCTCCATTGTTGATTAGAGATGGTTTAGGCTATGATTCCTAAAGACAAAACCTAAAGTAGCCAACCCATTGGCCATTATTTTCCTCTGGCGTGCAGGAAAACAGGGCTTTCCTCCATTTTTCAtccccttcttttcttttctttcttccacTTTTTTCCTTGCTCtgttttttctccttttttctttttcctgtaCGCCAAACAGAGTAATACCCACATGAATGCCAATACCCATGTGATGTTATCTCTTTTCTTCGTCTTGTTAGAACTTTTCAATGGCGTTTATTCTGCCTCTGTTCTTGCTCCACCTCCAGATCCGCCATTGTTGTTGCGTTGTGGTTCTAACGATGAAGCTACTGATGATAATGGCCGAAAATGGACCTCTGATTCTAAATTCCTCGACCCCAAAAATACCTTAGCTGCACCGGCTGGATTTCAAGATCCATCCATGACTTCCCAGGTTCCGTATATGGAAGCTAGAGTTTTCACCGCCGTGACGGCGTATAAATTCCCGATCAAACCCGGTAATCGTTACTGGCTACGACTCCATTTTTACCCTTCCACTTACGGACCTCATGATTCTGCAAATTCTTATTTCACCGTCGCggcaaatgatttgatccttgTGAAGAATTTCAGTGTTTACTTGACTTGTCAGGCCTTCACTCAGGCCTACATTGTTCGAGAATTTACACTGGCAGCTTCGGAATCGGAATCTTTGAATTTGACTTTCACCCCTGTTTCTGGATTTGCTTTTGTGAATGGGATTGAATTGATTCAAATGCCGGAAATCTTTGGGGAGGCTATAATGGTGGGAGCAAGGGAGCAAACTATGGATGTTACGGCATCTAATATGCAGACGATGGTGAGATTGAACGTCGGCGGGAGTTACATTTCTCCGGCGAACGATTCGGGGCTGAGTAGAGCTTGGTATGGTGATTATCCTTATCTTTTTGGTGCTTCTGAGGGTGTTGTGATTGAAGCTTCTAAGAGGTTGATGATTGATTATAAAGATATGCCAAAGTATATTGGTCCTGTGGAACTTTACAGGACATTGAGATCAATGGGGTCATCTAAGGATGTGAATGCTAATTACAATTTGACATGGTTGTTTCCTAATATTGATCCTGGCTTTATGTATCTTGTGAGGTTGCATTTTTGTGATGTGTCTTTGAGTAGGCCAAATCAGGTAGTTTTTGATGTGTTCATCAACAATCAAACTGCGGACGCTAACGGGATTGATGTGATAGCTTGGGCAGGCGCTCGAGGGGTTCCAAAATTCAGGGATTATGTTGTCTTTACGAATGAAGCACCAACAATGCAGCAGATTTGGCTGGCAATGCATCCTAAGATGTCGGAGGCACCCGAATTTGCGGATGCTATGTTGAATGGGGTTGAGATATTCAAGCTTGAATCCGGGAAGAACTTGGCAGGGAAGAATCCTCAACCGTCGGCCTTTAGGATGAAAGTTGAGACTGAAACAGAGAGAAGTTTTGAAGCAAATGGCAACAAAGCTGAAGTGATTGGTGGGGCTGCAGGGGGTGCTGCAGCTTTTGTTGTGGTGGCACTTTGCTTTGCAGTGTACCAAAGGAAGAATCGAATGCCAGGGACTGATTCACACACAACTAGCTGGTTACCAATCTATGGGAATTCACATTCGAGTGGGAGCAAATTGACGGTGTCTGGGAAGAGTACGGCGAGTAATTTGGCTCAAGGTTTGGCTCGACATTTCTCGCTTCCTGAGATTTTACATGCTACGAAGAACTTTAGCGAATCTAACGTGATTGGAGTTGGAGGATTTGGGAAGGTGTACAAGGGAGTGATTGATGGAGGGACGAAAGTTGCTATTAAAAGGTCGAACCCATCATCAGAACAAGGAGTTCACGAGTTCCTTACGGAAATCGATTTGCTTTCGAAGCTGAGGCACAAACATTTGGTGTCCTTGATTGGTTTTTGTGATGAAGAGAATGAGATGTGTTTGATTTATGATTACATGGGTTTGGGAACTCTGAGGGAACATCTGTATAAGACCAACAACAAAACTCGTCTCTCATGGAAGCAAAGGCTGGAGATTTGTATTGGAGCAGCTAGGGGACTTCATTATCTTCACACAGGAGCACAGTACACCATCATTCATAGAGATGTTAAAACTACCAACATTCTCTTGGATGAAAACTGGGTTGCAAAGGTTTCTGATTTTGGGCTCTCGAAAACTGGTCCGAACATGGCTAATGGTCATGTTAGCACCGTAGTTAAGGGCAGCTTTGGTTACTTAGATCCGGAGTACTTCCGAAGACAACAACTGACTGAAAAATCTGATGTCTACTCATTTGGAGTTGTTCTATTTGAAGTGTTGTGTGCAAGGCCTGCTCTAAATCCAAGCCTGCCAAAGGAACAGGTCAGTCTTGCAGATTGGGCGTTGCATTGCAAACGGAAAGGATTTCTCGAGGATCTCATTGACCCCCACCTCAAAGGGAAAATCACCCCTGAAAGCTTGAAGAAGTTTGCAGATGCCGCTGAGAAATGCCTAGATGACCATGGAGCCGAGCGACCATCTATGGGCGATGTGTTATGGAACCTTGAATTTGCTCTCCAACTTCAGGAAAGTGCCGATGGTGGTTCGAGTCATAGCTCGAGGATATATGAGGAAGATAGCCAGAGAAGCCAAGACATGGCTGCACATTACAACAACCTCAGCCTTGGAAGTGAGCAAGAATTACTTCAATTTGACGAACAAAACAGTACTGCAGTCTTCTCTCAACTTGTCCATCCGACAGGCCGATAATGCGCGGAAACCTCTTCGACATGGTTCCTGCTCCCCTGAATAGGGGGCCTAACCAgtgaacaaaagaaaaaaaaaagccttgGCCAAGCATGTTGAACCATTGCTATTTTGTCAAACTTCAGGGAGTGTTGTTGTATTTATGTTGGTATTAGTTATTGGGTCTTTCTGATTGTTTTTATTGGACAGTATATGCATTGCAATTTGTACTTTACACACAACAAACTTGATCAGAGTCAAGTTCAACCTGCTGCCTATTCCTTATGATAAAGTTATATTTATAGTACATTTTAGCTCTTTGCAAAGTACAATTAATATGCATATACTATCTTTTAGGAAATATCTTCAGATGATCatgttagttttttttccccATTCCAATTTTCGTCTCTCTTAAATGGGGTTTTCTTTCTGAATCAGAGTCGATGCTTATCAGTCTTCTAGTGCTATTCTTTCTGCATATGA
This DNA window, taken from Benincasa hispida cultivar B227 chromosome 6, ASM972705v1, whole genome shotgun sequence, encodes the following:
- the LOC120080479 gene encoding receptor-like protein kinase ANXUR2: MNANTHVMLSLFFVLLELFNGVYSASVLAPPPDPPLLLRCGSNDEATDDNGRKWTSDSKFLDPKNTLAAPAGFQDPSMTSQVPYMEARVFTAVTAYKFPIKPGNRYWLRLHFYPSTYGPHDSANSYFTVAANDLILVKNFSVYLTCQAFTQAYIVREFTLAASESESLNLTFTPVSGFAFVNGIELIQMPEIFGEAIMVGAREQTMDVTASNMQTMVRLNVGGSYISPANDSGLSRAWYGDYPYLFGASEGVVIEASKRLMIDYKDMPKYIGPVELYRTLRSMGSSKDVNANYNLTWLFPNIDPGFMYLVRLHFCDVSLSRPNQVVFDVFINNQTADANGIDVIAWAGARGVPKFRDYVVFTNEAPTMQQIWLAMHPKMSEAPEFADAMLNGVEIFKLESGKNLAGKNPQPSAFRMKVETETERSFEANGNKAEVIGGAAGGAAAFVVVALCFAVYQRKNRMPGTDSHTTSWLPIYGNSHSSGSKLTVSGKSTASNLAQGLARHFSLPEILHATKNFSESNVIGVGGFGKVYKGVIDGGTKVAIKRSNPSSEQGVHEFLTEIDLLSKLRHKHLVSLIGFCDEENEMCLIYDYMGLGTLREHLYKTNNKTRLSWKQRLEICIGAARGLHYLHTGAQYTIIHRDVKTTNILLDENWVAKVSDFGLSKTGPNMANGHVSTVVKGSFGYLDPEYFRRQQLTEKSDVYSFGVVLFEVLCARPALNPSLPKEQVSLADWALHCKRKGFLEDLIDPHLKGKITPESLKKFADAAEKCLDDHGAERPSMGDVLWNLEFALQLQESADGGSSHSSRIYEEDSQRSQDMAAHYNNLSLGSEQELLQFDEQNSTAVFSQLVHPTGR